The proteins below are encoded in one region of bacterium:
- the guaB gene encoding IMP dehydrogenase, with product MSAQTPTNGEKFREALTFDDVLLVPGYSEVTPKDIDTSTAITKTIRLHIPFLSAAMDTVTEADMAIAVAREGGLGVIHKNLDPRSQAAEVERVKRSESGMITNPITLEPDKTIDEAQEMMRRFRISGVPITEGPKLVGILTNRDLRFVKDTRIKVRDVMTSRNLVTVPEGTTLEEAAEILHKHRIEKLLVVNGAGELRGLITVKDIQKKLDYPRACKDADGRLRVAAAVGVGAETMLRAELLVAAGVDMLVVDTAHGHSRNVLDTVSAVKRKYPEMQVLAGNIATGAAAAALIDAGADAVKVGIGPGSICTTRVVAGVGVPQVTAIMDVAQVTRPRGIQLVADGGLRYSGDVAKAIAVGADAVMAGSLLAGTDESPGEKILFEGRVYKSYRGMGSLAAMQQGSKDRYFQGEITETDKLVPEGIEGRVPYKGRAGDVIYQMIGGLRSGMGYCGCRTIDEFHDNATLVRVTSAGVRESHPHDVLITKEAPNYGKRS from the coding sequence ATGTCCGCGCAGACCCCGACCAACGGCGAGAAGTTCCGCGAGGCGCTGACCTTCGACGATGTCCTGCTCGTGCCCGGCTACAGCGAGGTCACGCCGAAGGACATCGACACTTCCACCGCCATCACGAAGACGATCCGCCTGCACATCCCGTTCCTCTCGGCGGCGATGGATACCGTCACCGAGGCCGACATGGCGATCGCGGTGGCGCGCGAGGGCGGCCTCGGCGTGATCCACAAGAACCTGGACCCGCGCTCGCAGGCGGCCGAGGTCGAGCGCGTGAAGCGCTCCGAGTCGGGCATGATCACCAATCCGATCACGCTCGAACCCGACAAGACCATCGACGAGGCCCAGGAGATGATGCGGCGGTTCCGCATCAGCGGCGTGCCCATCACCGAAGGTCCCAAGCTCGTCGGCATCCTGACGAATCGCGACCTGCGCTTCGTGAAGGACACGCGCATCAAGGTGCGCGACGTCATGACCAGCCGGAACCTGGTGACGGTGCCCGAGGGCACGACGCTGGAGGAAGCCGCCGAGATCCTCCACAAGCACCGCATCGAGAAGCTGCTGGTGGTCAACGGGGCGGGCGAGTTGCGCGGCCTCATCACGGTCAAGGACATCCAGAAGAAGCTGGACTACCCGCGCGCCTGCAAGGATGCCGACGGGCGCCTGCGGGTCGCCGCCGCGGTGGGCGTGGGCGCCGAGACCATGCTCAGGGCCGAGCTGCTGGTGGCCGCCGGCGTGGACATGCTCGTCGTCGACACCGCGCACGGGCACAGCCGCAACGTCCTGGACACGGTGTCCGCGGTCAAGCGCAAGTACCCGGAGATGCAGGTCCTGGCCGGCAACATCGCCACCGGCGCCGCTGCCGCTGCGCTCATCGATGCCGGTGCCGACGCCGTCAAGGTGGGCATCGGGCCCGGCTCCATCTGCACCACGCGCGTGGTGGCCGGCGTGGGCGTGCCGCAGGTCACGGCCATCATGGACGTGGCGCAGGTCACGCGCCCGCGCGGCATCCAGCTCGTGGCTGACGGCGGCTTGCGTTACAGCGGCGACGTGGCCAAGGCCATCGCCGTGGGCGCCGACGCCGTCATGGCCGGCTCGCTGCTGGCGGGCACCGACGAGTCGCCCGGGGAGAAGATCCTGTTCGAGGGCCGTGTCTACAAGAGCTACCGGGGGATGGGCTCGCTGGCGGCCATGCAGCAGGGCAGCAAGGATCGTTATTTCCAGGGCGAGATCACCGAGACCGACAAGCTGGTGCCCGAGGGCATCGAGGGCCGGGTGCCCTACAAGGGGCGGGCCGGCGACGTGATCTACCAGATGATCGGCGGGCTCCGCTCCGGGATGGGCTATTGCGGCTGCCGCACGATCGACGAGTTTCATGACAATGCCACCCTGGTCCGCGTCACCTCGGCCGGCGTGCGCGAAAGCCATCCGCACGACGTGCTCATCACCAAGGAAGCGCCGAATTACGGCAAGCGTTCCTGA
- the hpt gene encoding hypoxanthine phosphoribosyltransferase yields the protein MERVLISSDEIQKRVRQLGNEISGVYQGSQPIFVCILKGAYPFLADLTRCVSVDHEVDFMAVSSYGGTTQSTGVVKIEKDLKANITDRDIILVEDIIDTGLTIAHLIELLQTRSPRSIRVAALLDKKAARKKEVPLHYVGFEIPKEFVIGYGLDYDEKYRNLPFIGVMKA from the coding sequence ATCGAGCGCGTGCTCATCTCGTCCGACGAGATCCAGAAGCGCGTGCGGCAGCTGGGGAACGAGATCAGCGGGGTCTACCAGGGCTCGCAGCCCATCTTTGTCTGCATCCTCAAGGGCGCCTACCCGTTCCTGGCTGACCTCACGCGTTGCGTGTCGGTCGACCATGAGGTCGACTTCATGGCCGTCTCCAGCTACGGCGGCACCACGCAGAGCACGGGCGTGGTGAAGATCGAGAAGGACCTCAAGGCGAACATCACCGACCGCGACATCATCCTGGTCGAGGACATCATCGACACCGGGCTGACCATCGCCCACCTGATCGAGCTGCTGCAGACGCGCAGTCCGCGCAGCATCCGGGTGGCTGCGCTGCTCGACAAGAAGGCGGCCCGCAAGAAGGAAGTGCCGCTGCACTACGTCGGGTTCGAGATTCCCAAGGAATTCGTCATCGGCTACGGGCTGGACTACGACGAGAAGTACCGCAACCTGCCGTTCATCGGCGTCATGAAGGCCTGA
- the udk gene encoding uridine kinase, whose product MQAPEHKPLPPVIIGVAGGSGSGKTTVAYKVREACPGKTIQIVHHDSYYWDNSALPMAERAKINYDHPDAFETSLLVEHLHELQAGRAVQIPRYDYSIHSRLQETAACEPADIVFVEGILVLESRELRELMDIRLYVDVDADERVLRRLLRDTRERGRTMESVVEQYLNVVRPMHLQFTAPSKRYAHIIIPEGGHNNVAIDLIATKIRNIIRERDRLRALDREVRQARELTRPAE is encoded by the coding sequence ATGCAAGCGCCAGAACACAAGCCGTTGCCCCCGGTGATCATCGGGGTGGCCGGGGGATCCGGCTCGGGCAAGACCACCGTGGCCTACAAGGTCCGGGAGGCCTGCCCGGGCAAGACCATCCAGATCGTCCATCATGATTCCTACTATTGGGACAATTCGGCGCTGCCGATGGCCGAGCGCGCCAAGATCAACTACGACCATCCCGACGCCTTCGAGACTTCCCTGCTGGTCGAGCACCTGCACGAACTGCAGGCCGGACGGGCCGTGCAGATCCCGCGCTACGACTACAGCATCCACAGCCGCCTGCAGGAGACCGCTGCCTGCGAACCGGCGGACATCGTTTTCGTCGAGGGCATTCTCGTGCTCGAGTCGCGCGAGCTGCGCGAGCTGATGGACATCCGCCTGTACGTGGATGTCGACGCCGACGAGCGCGTGCTGCGCCGCCTGCTGCGTGACACGCGCGAGCGCGGCCGCACCATGGAATCGGTCGTCGAGCAGTACTTGAACGTGGTGCGTCCGATGCACCTGCAGTTCACGGCGCCGAGCAAGCGCTATGCGCATATCATCATTCCCGAAGGCGGGCACAACAACGTGGCGATCGACCTCATCGCCACGAAGATCCGCAACATCATCCGTGAACGCGACCGGTTGCGCGCCCTCGACCGCGAGGTGCGGCAGGCCCGGGAGCTGACACGGCCGGCCGAATAG